From a region of the Burkholderia lata genome:
- a CDS encoding aldo/keto reductase yields the protein METRELGRTGPRVSAIALGCMGMSDFYGPADRDESIATLHTALDHGITMLDTGDFYGMGDNEMLIRDALRGRARDQVLISVKFGALRDPSGGFAGYDARPVAIRNFVAYSLKRLGTDYIDIYRPARVDPAVPIEETIGAIADLVKAGYVRHIGLSEAGVDTIRRAAAVAPISDLQIEYSLLSRGIEAGILPACRELGIGVTAYGVLSRGLLGGRWSAAREGERDFRGASPRFQGENLAHNLALVDALRAIADEKGSNPAQVAIAWALSRGGDIVPLIGARKRTQLQDALQAAEMQLTVNDIARIEAAVPAGAAAGERYPAAQMAHLDSEQGQGVSHGD from the coding sequence ATGGAAACGCGTGAACTGGGCCGGACGGGCCCGCGGGTGTCGGCCATCGCGCTCGGCTGCATGGGGATGTCGGACTTCTACGGGCCGGCCGACCGCGACGAAAGCATCGCGACGCTGCACACGGCACTCGACCACGGCATCACGATGCTCGACACCGGCGATTTCTACGGGATGGGCGACAACGAGATGCTGATCCGCGATGCGCTGCGCGGCCGGGCGCGCGACCAGGTGCTGATCAGCGTGAAATTCGGTGCGCTGCGCGATCCGTCCGGCGGGTTTGCCGGCTACGACGCGCGGCCGGTGGCGATCCGCAACTTCGTCGCGTACTCGCTGAAACGGCTCGGCACCGACTACATCGACATCTACCGGCCGGCGCGCGTCGATCCGGCGGTGCCGATCGAGGAGACGATCGGTGCGATCGCCGATCTCGTGAAGGCCGGGTACGTACGCCACATCGGCCTGTCGGAGGCCGGCGTCGACACGATCCGCCGCGCGGCGGCCGTCGCGCCGATTTCCGACCTGCAGATCGAATATTCGCTGCTGTCGCGCGGCATCGAGGCCGGGATCCTGCCTGCGTGCCGCGAACTCGGGATTGGCGTGACGGCCTACGGCGTGCTGTCGCGCGGGCTGCTGGGCGGACGCTGGAGCGCGGCGCGGGAAGGTGAGCGCGATTTTCGCGGGGCGAGCCCGCGTTTCCAGGGCGAGAACCTCGCGCACAACCTCGCGCTCGTCGACGCGCTGCGTGCCATCGCCGACGAGAAGGGCAGCAATCCGGCGCAGGTCGCGATCGCGTGGGCGTTGTCGCGCGGCGGCGATATCGTGCCGCTGATCGGCGCGCGCAAGCGCACGCAGCTTCAGGACGCGCTGCAAGCGGCGGAGATGCAACTAACGGTCAATGACATCGCTCGCATCGAAGCGGCGGTTCCCGCCGGGGCGGCTGCCGGTGAGCGTTATCCGGCCGCACAGATGGCGCACCTCGATAGCGAGCAGGGACAGGGGGTATCTCACGGGGACTGA
- a CDS encoding sulfite exporter TauE/SafE family protein, with product MHIHTLTIIAVVFLLAGTVKGMIGLGLPTIAMGLLTLAMPPSAAASLLLVPSFITNVWQLWLGPSFGPLLRRLWPLLAGLTIGTLTGGLPALAAGSTWTHAALGVVLILYGLWGLAAARLPAPGRHEKWLSAVVGYLTGVVTAATGVFVVPAVPYLQALRLSKDDLIQALGLSFTASTIVLGLQLRVTGALETVDLGVSALALVPALAGMAGGQYARRVMSEKAFKRCFFVGLIALGAYMAVSGWL from the coding sequence ATGCACATTCATACGCTGACGATCATCGCGGTGGTTTTCCTGCTGGCCGGCACGGTCAAGGGGATGATCGGGCTCGGGCTGCCGACGATCGCGATGGGGCTGCTGACGCTCGCGATGCCGCCGTCGGCCGCCGCGAGCCTGCTGCTCGTGCCGTCGTTCATCACCAACGTGTGGCAGTTGTGGCTCGGTCCGTCGTTCGGGCCGTTGCTGCGCCGGCTGTGGCCGCTGCTCGCCGGCCTGACGATCGGCACGCTGACGGGCGGGCTGCCCGCGCTCGCGGCCGGCAGCACCTGGACGCATGCGGCGCTCGGCGTGGTGCTGATCCTCTACGGGCTGTGGGGGCTGGCCGCCGCACGTCTGCCCGCACCGGGTCGCCATGAAAAATGGCTGTCGGCCGTGGTCGGCTACCTGACGGGTGTCGTGACGGCCGCGACCGGCGTGTTCGTCGTGCCGGCCGTCCCGTACCTGCAGGCGCTGCGGCTGTCGAAGGATGACCTGATCCAGGCGCTCGGGCTGTCGTTCACCGCATCGACGATCGTGCTCGGCCTGCAGTTGCGCGTGACGGGCGCGCTGGAGACGGTCGATCTCGGCGTGTCGGCGCTCGCGCTCGTGCCGGCGCTGGCAGGCATGGCCGGCGGCCAATATGCGCGGCGCGTGATGAGCGAGAAGGCCTTCAAGCGCTGCTTCTTCGTCGGGCTGATCGCGCTCGGCGCGTATATGGCGGTTTCGGGTTGGCTGTAA